Genomic segment of Plasmodium vinckei vinckei genome assembly, chromosome: PVVCY_10:
ctattataatttttaaaaaccagaatatgatatataattatttttgtcgtaaatttaaaatacatttatttaaatttgttttattttatggaaATGCTTGTAGGGGgtgaaataaaacaaaatttatgtaaataCATCATATATGATcaatatagatatatacttttttttttttcttttttgtttacTTCCCTATAAATctggaaaaataaataaaaaataaagaatatcaaaaaaaagtaaataaaatatattaacaaaacctgtaattatttattcctATTTAAAAAGGAATACAAACGTATTGTTATGTttgcaaataaaaagtCAGTGTAAACAGTTTTAtgagcatatatatatgtatgcttAATTACGATACATACTATATTTCCCCAATAGTGTAAAGTCATATTTAAACTATTGAGTGTGATATCTACAAAGTTTAAGATCAGAACGtgtaatgaaataaaatacaaatcGAATATGTCAAGACAAGTATATTaccaaaataatagtaaataaaaatgaaaataaatataaattttttgatataaaaaaaaaaaaaaaaaaaaaaatctcGAAAaagatttttatattcatttcaAAATGAATAACCAAACACTTTTTAGTGAAAACACAtcaaacaatataaatgacAAAACATTGGAATTTGATAaacaaaatggaaataaactTGAATCTAGAGTGTGCCCAAAAAATGCACAATATATATCTGAACGTATGCTAAGCCCAGACAACAAATtcgatataaataaaacacaaAATGCAGATTCCTTACTATCAACAGAAATGAGCATACCTATTAATAAAGAATTCACAGAACaagataaaaaacatattgaAGAATTGGAAAAagattataatataaataaaaataaagacatCTATCCAAAGTTAGGAGAAGAATATTGTAAATCAAttgatgaagaaaatgaatatcTTGAAGAATGGGATGTAGTtagaaaaagaatatttgACCCCACTCTAGGACTTCGAAAACATTATGCTAaagaattattatcatgtggtgaaaaaaataatacacgTATTCTAGAAAAATGGTCATCTATGATTAatagaaatattaattGGTTCATGAAAGCACATAAAACTACATTCATTAGAAGAGTAAAAAGAGGTATTCCACAAAAATATCGATGGAAAGTTTGGATGCATATAACTAATAGTATAAGCTtagtaaataaatttgaaaaaagatattattatttatataaaaaaacatcaaATTATAGTAatctaatatatatagatatatctAGAACTTTTCcagaattattaatttttgataaatatgCTCAAGAACAATTATATAGAATATTAAATGCATATGCAAATTATGAGTCATCAGTGGGATATTGTCAAGGAATGAATTTTATAGTTGGCTTACTTCTTATTGTTAGTAATTTTAATGAGCTCGAAACATTTTGTGTTCTAGTAAGTTTAATGgataattatcatttaaaaaatttttataaagaaaaatttcCATTACTTAAtagatttatatatgtctttgaaaaaatattaaaattcgAAGTACCAGATTTATTTgaacattttaataatgaagaagTACATCCACCAGTATACTTACATCAATGGCTATtaactttatttattgCTAGCTTGCCAATAAAAAGTGTCATAGTTATATGGGATTACCTATTTAGTACTAGCATCAAAATGATTCTAATAATTTCAGTtgcattattaaaaattttaaaaaattatctaattaaaaataattttgaaaaaattctTAAACTACTTAAATCaatgaaatataatgaaagtaatgatgatatattaattgCAAAACtgctaataaaaaaatcagagcttgttattttaaatactggattagcatatatttttgaaaatattgaaagAGAAGATATCCCATTAGAtgttaaatttaaattctctatcaataatattacaaattttcattttaaaaCTGTAACTCcaaattattcaaaaaatgaaattgaaaatgatggaaatcaaaataatatatctcAACCAAATAATACAACCTTTTCAGATCTAGATGGTgtatcattattaaattttttttctacaaaCATTTTACCTAAATCTAATTTTAATCAAGTTAAAGAAGATAAAGAACTTAAACAAGATGCTAATTATGATTTAAAGGCTATTGAAAAAACAGAAagtcaaaataatattaatgaaatatattataaaatgttgagtagtaatgaaaaaaatcaacTAAGTGAAAGTGACAATGATTTACCATCGGATCATAAAATAGACGACGATCAAGATGCAAATCAAGATGACAACATAAATCTTAAACAAATGAATTTTGAAAAACATAattcaataaataataaaaatgatagaaaaaaaaactctgataatataaaacgACATGCTTATTATAAAAGTTCTCAAAACAATGATGATCcattttgtaataattatgttatacaagataaaacaaaacaagcacgacaaaaaattagtgaagaagaaaaaaatgatatatattttacccacggatttaaaaatgaaaataaacaatCTCAAACTAATCTAActgataaaacaaaaaataaaaaacaatttaaatataatgacaAAGATAAAGAACAAGATAATGACAATGCACATACAAGTGATAGTAGTGAAGAATTGCCATATACTACAACTAATGGTGATAAAGAAGAaagtatattaaatatttctgattatatagataataataaaaatagtaatcCCAATAATGAAGGAGAAAATAATTCGGAAGAAAATGGACTAAGCTTTTTCAATATGATACAATCATATGCTAAAGATAATAATTGGTTTGATGTATCGTCAATAAATAAgtattacaattttaataaaggATCTTCAGATCTAGAATTAGATAGCATGGGAATTAACAAAAAGGACAAGTTCGGAGATAGTAACTAACTATCTAAATAATTACTATACCTTGCTTAATCCTACCTTTCAAAAGtcacaaaattatttgcaCATTTTAAGTGTGTCATCATATTAAGCAGATCAACCAACTTCCATTTCTCTACCTCTAAGATTTGATGGGATGCTTCATTATTATGTACATGCACATATGCTCACTTATTTAGATGAAATATTGCAATGGTAGATAATCATGTTCGACAGCATTTAGGTGCATTTTTTAGttagcttttttttttttttttttaattaatgtaatttgttttaaaagaaaaataaattatgatgtatttatttcttttcgTCCGGATATTCtgtttttgtatttttttattatgtgcCATTTTCCGACTTTtgtgtaatatataaatttgctCAACcccaaaattataattatatatatatttttttttttttattttcaaattattctatatacagttttttcttttacctacaaattaaatgatcaattttaaaaagcaaccaaacattttaaactattatatatccatattgAATCACAATTTATGACATAAGTTATCTTTGCATTTTGAAAGGCATGTTTGGGCTTACCCAACATATAACCCTTTCTCAATGTTTAAACcgtttttaaaacaaaatgaggCATGGGAAACCTTTATGAGTGTCATCAAAAGggtacaataaaaaaaaatgccgAAAAAATGTAGGCAAATGTAGAAAAACGTagaaaaaatgtagaaaaaatgtagaaaaaatgtagaaaaaatgtagaaaaaaaaatagtaaaaatgaGGAATAGCATGAAAGCTGACTCAGTAAAATTACGCTTCACCAGTGTTGGTATTTTTTCCTTGGCTTCTAACACTTGCATTGCTGCTACTTCGGCTGCTGCTCCCACTACTTTCGTATCTCTCGGATATGTTGAGGAGTCCCTGTTTATTTACATTCAAACTTTTGGGCgttataacttttttacTTTCAACATTTGTATGACTCACTTCTGTATCTtctcttttaattttatcagGGTTTAGTTCATTTTTAGGAACAACCTTGCTTTGGTTTTCTGATAAATTTGTACTTGCATTGTTGGGATTGTAAGAACTTTCTTGTTCACCCTCATCactttcattatattcCTCTCGGATTTCTAAAAAGCCATCTGGTCTTATAAAGgagttatttttatttccttgaCTTTCTAACTTCATTGTATGTGTAAGTTCAAGAGATAATTCAAGTTCCtttgttaatttatttatagagtttgaaacaattttatatttatcttgATAAAaggttaattttttttttaaaaattcatatgCTTGATATGATGTTCTTTCACAATATGTATTACATCCAATGTCCTGGTAAATAttgtttgtatattttacttCCCCTTCAAAAAATGccatttttgaaaatggaatcataattttataatttaatttttttgttaatacaGATAAAACATCTAATGTTTCttcatattcttttatcgttctttttaatatatcctcatttattttttcatttttaagttTAAGTAATATCCTTTCTGTTCCTCCCTTTACATCTTCCTCCTTTAAACTACCAAGGCTCCCCATGTTGAAAattatctattttttaacactcaatttgtatttatgcTTTTTTATCCTTTTTTCTACACAAAATTgttctattattattccatGATTAGcggttttattttttattttttatttttattttttattatttttttttttttttcaccaCTTTTTCTACATCCCTATAcgcatcattttttaacatttatatatatcactTAACTAGCTAAAtcacttatattttttgtgtagtttactattttattttttttcattttttcgaATTTTCCATAAATTCAtggcatatatttatagagGGATGGTGATAATAGCTAAATTCATAAATGCATATCAATTGCCACACAAGTTTGTCATACCAATTTATATGTAGTGCTATAGCATGGGGTATGAGGTAACACCCCATTTGATATGAAGAAATAGCAAATGGGCTCATGAAagacatattattttacgttttaaaagaaaaattaaatcaaATTTAAGTCGCCAAAGCGTTAAGAAGTAAAAGGTTGAAaaggtgaaaaaaaaagtggaaaaaaaaatgtaaaaaggtgaaaaatgtataaaaaaatgtcgaaaaaaaaaacgtgTAAAAAACGTGTAAAAAACATTGCCAAGACTAAATGATGTATTTCTTCAAGTCAAACTGCTTGATGAATCCTTCGAGAGATTTCTTAACGACCTCTTTATCAATGATAATGGACTTGTTAGcatttttatgaacatcataattaatttcttccataattttttcaataattgTATGTAATCGACGAACACCAATATTTTCAATGTAGGTATTCATATCATGTGCAGCATTTGCAATAGATTCAATTGCATCATCTGTAAATTGGAGATCAATACCTTCCGTTTTTAGTAAAgctatattttgttttaataaattattatgtgtTTTTGTCAAAATTTCAATAAAATCTTTTATAGATAAACTTGATAAATTTACATGTACAGGTAATCTTCCTTGTAATTCATTTAGCATATCATTTGGTTTAACTCTTTGAAAAGCTCCAGAtgcaataaataaaatataatttgtatttatatttccatattttgtatttataacaCATCCTTCAATCAATGGTAGTAAATCTCGTTGAACTCCTTCAGCACTTGCATCTGGTCCATTAtaagaagaagaagattTTGAGCATATCTTATCAATTTCATCGATAAATACTATACCTTCTTCTTCAACAGAACTTATAGCTGTTTTAAGAATAGCATCTTGATTAATAGATGAATCAATTTCtatttgtaataatttttgtttagcTTCTTTAATAgtcattgtttttttatcattttgtttgttCATGTTTtgatgtattatttttacacttttaatattttgatgATTACTTAATGCTTCTTTTACAGCATTTTCAACTGAGTCATTAgtaaacatattattattattatttatataatttggtatatctatattaattattttatcatctaATAATCcttcttttaaatattttttccatatttttttttcttcttcttttacTCCACTACCTAAAAgggaatataatattatattgtttacAGCTTCTTCTGCTTGTTCTTTTATTTCAgtttccattttatttttttgtctttttaCTGCAATTTCAACTAGATctttaattatttgatCTACATCTTTTCCATGAAATCCAACTTCTGTAAACTTTGTTGCTTCTACTTTAATAAATGGTGCATCTATAAACATAGATATTCGTCTAGCTATTTCAGTTTTACCTACACCTGTTGGTCCaatcattaatatattttttggaatTACATCTTTTTTCATATCATCATCAAGTTGTGTTCTCCTCCATCTTTGTCTTAATGCATTTGCTACAACTTTTTTTGCTTCAGATTGacctattatatatttatttaaatattctacTATTTCATGGGGatataaacatttattattacttttttttcttgtcttatcatttgttttattattattttcattactaTTCATGctatttttactttcttcattattcatattatctttatttccatcattttctatttctccgtcattattatttccttcTTCAGAcccaaaatattttttttttttcccttCTGTTATTCcgtttatatttataatattttcttttgtaattttaaCTTTAGCACAGTTTTCATATTcatcataatttatttcattaattcttttgtttgtcaaatttattatcttttcTGTTTCAGGGACATCCTCCGAGTTGTTTCTGCTTACATTATTACTTGCAGCATAATCACAATTTTCcgcttttttttcattttccaaATTACTAAACACATCAATGCTATTATTCATTTGCACTGACCTGTATTTGTCATAACTATGTCTTTCCGATCTATTTTGTAAAGTATTATTAGAATTTTCTAAACCCTCATGAGGATTGGGATTCATAAACATGGTAGCCTTTTTCAATTTAAATTCAGTTTCTCTTAAATTGGAATTACTTAATTTGTCAGATCGTATTGGCTGCATATTTGCCATCTCTTCATtagttttataatttatttttattactaaaTCATtcttgttatattttttatttggtagtgaaaatatatgttttctTCCTTTTGGCTTGTTTGAAAGaaaagaattattattattacaatcCGTTGTAGTCACACATTCTGTTTTGTTGGTAAACGTTTTTAAACTCtcattaaatttatcattattattattattattattagtagTAGTAGTAGCATTTATATGACTATTTTGTCCTATACTATTTAGTGCCTCTCTTTTTATTGAGGTTTGAcaattatgaatatttttatcttgtcctttatttttcacatgattaaaattaaaggggacatattctttttttttatttaaaaaattaactaacttaatatatttgtgaGCATCAAgctttttcattattttatatacttggtctttattaaattgggaaaaataaaaaagctCATTAATCTGAGATTGACTATAATTTGAAATTCGGGCAACTCTAT
This window contains:
- a CDS encoding GTPase-activating protein, putative, with amino-acid sequence MNNQTLFSENTSNNINDKTLEFDKQNGNKLESRVCPKNAQYISERMLSPDNKFDINKTQNADSLLSTEMSIPINKEFTEQDKKHIEELEKDYNINKNKDIYPKLGEEYCKSIDEENEYLEEWDVVRKRIFDPTLGLRKHYAKELLSCGEKNNTRILEKWSSMINRNINWFMKAHKTTFIRRVKRGIPQKYRWKVWMHITNSISLVNKFEKRYYYLYKKTSNYSNLIYIDISRTFPELLIFDKYAQEQLYRILNAYANYESSVGYCQGMNFIVGLLLIVSNFNELETFCVLVSLMDNYHLKNFYKEKFPLLNRFIYVFEKILKFEVPDLFEHFNNEEVHPPVYLHQWLLTLFIASLPIKSVIVIWDYLFSTSIKMILIISVALLKILKNYLIKNNFEKILKLLKSMKYNESNDDILIAKLLIKKSELVILNTGLAYIFENIEREDIPLDVKFKFSINNITNFHFKTVTPNYSKNEIENDGNQNNISQPNNTTFSDLDGVSLLNFFSTNILPKSNFNQVKEDKELKQDANYDLKAIEKTESQNNINEIYYKMLSSNEKNQLSESDNDLPSDHKIDDDQDANQDDNINLKQMNFEKHNSINNKNDRKKNSDNIKRHAYYKSSQNNDDPFCNNYVIQDKTKQARQKISEEEKNDIYFTHGFKNENKQSQTNLTDKTKNKKQFKYNDKDKEQDNDNAHTSDSSEELPYTTTNGDKEESILNISDYIDNNKNSNPNNEGENNSEENGLSFFNMIQSYAKDNNWFDVSSINKYYNFNKGSSDLELDSMGINKKDKFGDSN
- a CDS encoding ATP-dependent protease ATPase subunit ClpY, putative translates to MKKLDAHKYIKLVNFLNKKKEYVPFNFNHVKNKGQDKNIHNCQTSIKREALNSIGQNSHINATTTTNNNNNNNDKFNESLKTFTNKTECVTTTDCNNNNSFLSNKPKGRKHIFSLPNKKYNKNDLVIKINYKTNEEMANMQPIRSDKLSNSNLRETEFKLKKATMFMNPNPHEGLENSNNTLQNRSERHSYDKYRSVQMNNSIDVFSNLENEKKAENCDYAASNNVSRNNSEDVPETEKIINLTNKRINEINYDEYENCAKVKITKENIININGITEGKKKKYFGSEEGNNNDGEIENDGNKDNMNNEESKNSMNSNENNNKTNDKTRKKSNNKCLYPHEIVEYLNKYIIGQSEAKKVVANALRQRWRRTQLDDDMKKDVIPKNILMIGPTGVGKTEIARRISMFIDAPFIKVEATKFTEVGFHGKDVDQIIKDLVEIAVKRQKNKMETEIKEQAEEAVNNIILYSLLGSGVKEEEKKIWKKYLKEGLLDDKIINIDIPNYINNNNNMFTNDSVENAVKEALSNHQNIKSVKIIHQNMNKQNDKKTMTIKEAKQKLLQIEIDSSINQDAILKTAISSVEEEGIVFIDEIDKICSKSSSSYNGPDASAEGVQRDLLPLIEGCVINTKYGNINTNYILFIASGAFQRVKPNDMLNELQGRLPVHVNLSSLSIKDFIEILTKTHNNLLKQNIALLKTEGIDLQFTDDAIESIANAAHDMNTYIENIGVRRLHTIIEKIMEEINYDVHKNANKSIIIDKEVVKKSLEGFIKQFDLKKYII